The proteins below come from a single Nitrospirae bacterium CG2_30_53_67 genomic window:
- a CDS encoding 30S ribosomal protein S9: MDQARIYATGRRKNASARVYLSEGPGKVIINRMDMKEYLGGRETLSMMVHQPFELTETLGKFDVLVNVEGGGASGQAGAIRHGISKALSTLDAKYKAVLKKAGLLTRDPRKKERKKPGQPKARKKSQYSKR; the protein is encoded by the coding sequence ATGGATCAAGCACGTATTTATGCAACCGGAAGAAGAAAGAACGCCTCGGCCAGGGTTTATCTGTCGGAAGGTCCCGGCAAGGTGATCATCAACCGCATGGATATGAAGGAATACCTCGGTGGACGTGAAACCCTGAGCATGATGGTCCATCAGCCTTTTGAATTGACGGAAACCCTCGGCAAGTTCGACGTCCTGGTCAATGTAGAAGGAGGGGGGGCATCCGGACAGGCAGGGGCCATCCGTCACGGCATCTCCAAGGCCCTCTCCACGTTGGATGCCAAATACAAGGCCGTCCTGAAAAAGGCGGGCCTGCTGACGCGCGATCCCAGAAAAAAAGAACGGAAAAAGCCCGGCCAGCCCAAAGCAAGGAAGAAGTCCCAATACTCCAAACGTTAA
- a CDS encoding 50S ribosomal protein L13 codes for MKTYMAKKEEQSRKWYILDLQDAVLGRIATRIAMILSGKNKPTYSPHVDTGDFMILTNADKVRLTGDKMEKKIYYHYSGYQGGLKRITAGRLLETHPERLIIHAVRGMLPKNRLGRAMLKKLKVYAGPHHPHEAQKPEQITLT; via the coding sequence ATGAAAACCTATATGGCCAAAAAGGAAGAACAGTCCCGGAAATGGTATATTCTCGACTTACAGGATGCCGTTTTGGGGCGAATTGCAACACGGATCGCCATGATTCTGAGCGGGAAAAACAAGCCCACTTACTCTCCTCACGTGGATACCGGGGATTTTATGATCCTCACCAATGCGGACAAGGTCCGCTTAACCGGCGATAAAATGGAGAAGAAGATCTATTATCATTATTCAGGTTACCAGGGCGGATTGAAGCGGATCACGGCCGGGAGGCTCCTCGAGACTCACCCGGAACGCCTCATCATCCATGCCGTACGCGGGATGCTTCCCAAAAACCGGCTGGGACGAGCCATGCTGAAAAAGCTGAAGGTCTATGCCGGGCCTCATCACCCGCATGAGGCGCAGAAACCTGAACAGATTACGCTGACATAA